From Podospora bellae-mahoneyi strain CBS 112042 chromosome 3, whole genome shotgun sequence, the proteins below share one genomic window:
- the BIO2 gene encoding biotin synthase (antiSMASH:Cluster_2; COG:H; EggNog:ENOG503NVE4), whose translation MLARSSARALLRRPPFPTGSGGQTPIVGASSRWLTTLGHRRQQSTATADATANANDQDVASIHNNVEHQQWARQVLRDAVAAAEPRYTWSKEETAAIYHQPLMELAFQAAQVHRRFHNPSEVQLCTLMNIKTGGCSEDCSYCAQSTRYQKGTGLQAKRVETVETVLEAARIAKANGSTRFCMGAAWRDMRGRNNSLRNVKEMVSGVRAMGMEVCVTLGMIDAEQAKELREAGLTAYNHNLDTSREFYPSIISTRTYDERLATLGHVRDAGINVCSGGILGLGETDKDRIGLLHTAATLPSHPESFPVNALVPIKGTPLGDRKPIDFTSMLRTIAAARIIMPATIIRIAAGRKTMTEEQQAMCFMAGANAVFTGEKMLTTECNGWDDDAVLFERWGLQPMKSFAKSAAPAS comes from the exons ATGCTTGCCCGGTCGTCTGCCAGAGCCCTCCTTCGCCGTCCCCCATTTCCAACTGGGTCGGGGGGGCAAACTCCGATAGTCGGAGCTTCGAGTCGCTGGCTGACGACACTCGGTCACCGCCGACAACAATCCACAGCTACCGCAGACGCAACAGCAAACGCAAATGATCAGGATGTAGCATCTATCCACAATAATGTCGAGCATCAACAGTGGGCGAGACAGGTTCTGCGGGATGCCGTTGCTGCCGCGGAGCCGAGATATACCTGGtcaaaggaggagacggcggccATCTACCACCAGCCCCTGATGGAACTTGCATTCCAAGCG GCCCAAGTCCACCGTCGATTCCATAACCCGTCCGAAGTCCAGCTCTGCACCCTCATGAACATCAAGACAGGAGGCTGCAGCGAGGATTGTTCCTACTGCGCCCAGTCGACTCGCTACCAAAAAGGCACCGGCCTCCAAGCCAAGCGTGTCGAAACCGTCGAGACAGTCCTTGAAGCCGCCCGTATAGCCAAGGCCAATGGCAGCACGCGCTTCTGCATGGGAGCCGCCTGGCGCGACATGCGTGGCCGCAACAACAGTCTGCGCAATGTGAAAGAGATGGTGTCGGGAGTGCGGGCCATGGGAATGGAGGTGTGCGTGACGCTGGGCATGATCGATGCCGAACAGGCCAAGGAGCTACGCGAGGCTGGTCTCACAGCCtacaaccacaacctcgaCACGAGCCGCGAGTTCTACCCTAGCATCATCTCGACCCGTACCTACGACGAGCGTCTTGCTACCCTGGGCCATGTTCGCGATGCTGGGATCAACGTCTGCTCGGGGGGTATTCTGGGCCTGGGCGAGACCGACAAGGACAGGATTGGATTGCTGCATACCGCTGCCACGCTGCCGAGCCACCCAGAAAGTTTCCCTGTGAACGCGCTGGTCCCCATCAAGGGCACGCCACTGGGCGACAGAAAGCCGATTGACTTCACCAGCATGCTGCGCACCATTGCCGCGGCGAGAATCATCATGCCGGCTACCATTATTCGCATCGCCGCGGGCCGCAAGACAATGACGGAGGAGCAACAAGCCATGTGCTTCATGGCTGGAGCCAATGCTGTCTTTACGGGAGAAAAGATGCTCACGACAGAGTGCAACggatgggatgatgatgctgtaTTGTTTGAACGTTGGGGCTTGCAGCCGATGAAGAGCTTTGCAAAGTCGGCGGCGCCAGCTAGCTAG
- a CDS encoding putative secondary metabolism biosynthetic enzyme (antiSMASH:Cluster_2; EggNog:ENOG503NVVS; COG:E; SMCOG1109:8-amino-7-oxononanoate synthase): MSQVNQLDASLNKHLDRRKARDMFRSLTLVPPGTADFSSNAYLSLSAQPSVKQTFLSRLQDAAHANTPSLLGSGGSRLLDGNSLKAEALEKTLAAFHSAPASLLFNSAMDANVGLFSCVPQPDDVVLYDELVHASIHDGMRLSRAAEKLSFAHSTVWSTEETVEHGKGKPESLETVLVGLLSRPGGHLFKSGERNVFISVEGVYSMDGDVCPLKDITDCVERWLPKGNGLVIVDEAHSLGVFGERGQGLVSELGLEDRVWARVMGFGKAMGCSGGLILCSDITRSYLINYARTLIYTTAMALPSLISIEVAYEFMMSGGAEPLVHSLRNLVKNAHCSLMEMYERLKPPSHLLRVSLVEPKSSIIPVFTDHPRSLAGHCQQNGFMVRPIVSPTVHKGTERIRLCLHAANTADEAVGIVSAIESWVVSQMNVSKSRL, encoded by the coding sequence ATGTCACAAGTCAACCAACTCGATGCCTCCCTCAATAAACACCTGGATCGCCGCAAGGCCCGCGACATGTTCCGCAGCCTGACCCTCGTCCCTCCCGGCACAGCAGACTTCTCCTCAAACGCATACCTCTCCCTGTCTGCTCAGCCATCAGTCAAACAAACGTTTTTGTCACGACTTCAAGACGCCGCACACGCCAAcaccccatccctcctcggcTCAGGAGGCTCTCGTCTCCTGGATGGAAACTCACTCAAGGCAGAAGCGCTCGAGAAaaccctcgccgcctttcACAGTGCCCCTGCTTCCCTACTCTTCAACTCAGCCATGGACGCCAACGTGGGACTCTTCAGCTGTGTCCCGCAGCCAGACGATGTTGTCCTGTACGACGAGCTGGTTCACGCTAGTATCCACGACGGGATGCGTCTCAGCCGAGCTGCCGAAAAGTTATCGTTTGCGCACAGCACAGTCTGGAGCACCGAGGAGACTGTGGAGCACGGAAAAGGGAAGCCCGAGTCGCTGGAAACGGTCTTGGTGGGCCTTCTCAGCAGACCAGGTGGGCATCTCTTCAAGTCCGGGGAGAGAAACGTCTTTATTTCCGTTGAGGGTGTCTACAGcatggatggggatgtttGTCCCCTGAAAGACATCACAGACTGTGTGGAACGTTGGCTGCCAAAAGGAAACGGGCTTGTTATCGTCGATGAGGCTCACTCGTTAGGGGTGTTTGGGGAAAGAGGCCAAGGTCTAGTGTCCGAGCTGGGCCTCGAGGATCGAGTGtgggcgagggtgatggggtttGGCAAAGCGATGGGCTGTTCCGGCGGGCTCATCTTGTGTTCTGACATCACCCGATCATACTTGATCAACTATGCTCGCACGCTCATCTACACGACTGCCATGGCGCTTCCGTCTCTGATCAGTATCGAGGTCGCTTACGAATTCATGATGAGCGGCGGAGCTGAGCCACTGGTTCATAGCCTCAGAAACCTCGTCAAGAACGCCCACTGCTCGTTGATGGAGATGTACGAGAGACTGAAACCTCCATCACATTTACTTCGCGTCAGCTTGGTTGAGCCAAAATCCTCCATTATCCCAGTATTTACCGATCATCCACGCAGCCTAGCAGGTCACTGTCAACAGAACGGATTCATGGTACGCCCTATTGTCTCTCCAACGGTGCACAAGGGAACAGAGAGGATACGTCTATGCCTTCACGCTGCCAACACTGCAGATGAGGCTGTCGGGATAGTGTCAGCGATAGAATCATGGGTAGTTTCTCAGATGAATGTTTCAAAGTCGAGACTCTAG
- a CDS encoding putative secondary metabolism biosynthetic enzyme (EggNog:ENOG503NVKE; antiSMASH:Cluster_2; COG:E; SMCOG1013:aminotransferase class-III) translates to MSSQLGALLHRSLRVYQVWGANTEVGKTVFSTILCKLTSGYKPDEKTAFLKPVSTGPAEEADGRHISKFIPGLDSQTLYQFDLPVSPHLAAQVSQQNTPSDEEVLCKIHEFASRLASTHPGWLFVETAGGVHSPGPSGTTQADLYRSLRLPAILIGDAKLGGISSTISAFESLKIRGYDVELVLLFEDKTYQNHSYLTPYFQEKHSIPVQTVPLPPPRLSPSNDVSNMQTYYTTALGLPSLSAIPSHLSSLHQARIARLQSMPETASKTIWYPFTQHQQLTPDKITVIDSAKDSHFDTFQSGSPSKSLLRPMFDGSASWWTQGLGHGNPALSLAAAYAAGRYGHVMFAEAVHEPALALAEMLITGMGNKRLKRVFYSDNGSTGVEVGVKMALGAARARYGWAGEEKVGVIGLKGSYHGDTIGAMDCSEPGVFNEKVEWYEGKGAWLGSPGVRCEKGVWVVEGGGEFKTLGDVFDVEGREKRGEGRGYEKEIRRVLEKLVGEEGKKFGALILEPVVLGAGGMHLVDPLFQRTLVKVVRQSPELFGRKHQPNDELDWSGLPVVFDEVFTGIYRLGRFSAASFLGVDPDISVHAKLLTGGLLPLSVTLASESVFRSFLSDDKSDALLHGHSYTAHAVGCQVALESLKTMMKMEKSGEWGWAISSQQKGDDQTKHASSEQVAAIADSRVWSVWSHELVEWLSWQKGVEGVWALGTVLAIHMGSAGGVVGVGYKSTAAKGLQAALLKASEDDGSVHSRVLGNVLYLMAGQTTTEESIRRVERLVKQGLEDGTG, encoded by the exons ATGTCGTCGCAGTTGGGCGCTCTGCTGCACCGCTCGTTGCGTGTGTACCAAGTATGGGGCGCTAACACAGAAGTCGGCAAGACTGTCTTCAGCACCATTCTCTGCAAGTTGACCAGCGGCTACAAGCCGGATGAAAAAACAGCATTCCTCAAGCCCGTTTCTACCGGGCCAGCAGAGGAAGCAGACGGTCG CCACATTTCGAAGTTTATACCGGGATTGGACTCACAGACGCTGTACCAGTTTGATCTTCCCGTGAGCCCTCATCTCGCAGCCCAGGTCTCCCAACAGAATACACCTTCAGACGAAGAGGTCCTCTGCAAGATCCACGAATTTGCTTCCCGCCTCGCTTCCACTCACCCCGGATGGCTGTTTGTCGAAACCGCCGGCGGCGTGCACTCCCCTGGCCCTTCCGGCACCACACAAGCCGACCTCTACAGGTCACTTCGCCTCcctgccatcctcatcggcGATGCCAAGCTCGGCGGCATCTCCTCGACCATTTCGGCCTTTGAATCCCTCAAAATTCGTGGCTACGACGTGGAGTTGGTCCTCTTGTTCGAGGACAAGACCTACCAAAACCACAGCTATCTTACCCCTTATTTCCAAGAAAAACACTCCATCCCCGTCCAGACagtccctctccctcctccacgtcTTTCGCCCTCTAACGACGTTAGCAACATGCAAACCTACTATACTACAGCTCTGGgtctcccctctctctccgccATCCCCTCGCATCTTTCGTCGTTGCATCAAGCCCGCATTGCCCGCCTACAGTCCATGCCTGAGACTGCCTCCAAAACAATCTGGTACCCCTTcacccagcaccagcagctcaCCCCGGATAAAATCACCGTCATCGACTCGGCCAAGGACTCCCACTTTGACACTTTCCAGTCGGGTTCACCCAGCAAGTCACTGCTCCGGCCAATGTTTGACGGCTCAGCCTCGTGGTGGACCCAGGGCCTTGGCCACGGGAACCCAGCCCtttctcttgctgctgcttatGCGGCTGGTCGGTATGGGCATGTGATGTTTGCTGAGGCTGTCCATGAGCCTGCTCTCGCGCTGGCAGAGATGCTGATTACCGGGATGGGAAACAAGCGGTTGAAGAGGGTTTTCTACTCTGACAATGGGAGTACTGGGGTGGAAgtgggggtgaagatggctTTGGGGGCTGCGAGGGCGAGGTATGGGTGGGCaggggaggaaaaggttggAGTGATTGGGCTCAAGGGAAGTTATCATGGAGATACCATCGGGGCGATGGACTGTAGCGAGCCCGGGGTGTTTAATGAGAAGGTGGAGTGGTatgagggaaagggagcTTGGTTGGGGAGTCCGGGGGTGAGGTGTgagaagggggtttgggttgtggaggggggaggggagtttAAGACGTTGGGTGATGTTTTTGATGTGGAGGGacgggagaaaaggggggagggaagggggtaTGAGAAGGAGATCAGAAGAGTTttggagaagctggtgggtgaagaggggaagaagtTTGGGGCTTTGATTCTGGAGCCGGTTGTGTTGGGGGCGGGTGGGATGCATTTGGT GGATCCCCTTTTTCAGCGGACGCTGGTTAAGGTCGTCCGACAATCACCAGAGCTATTCGGTAGAAAGCATCAACCAAACGACGAGCTGGATTGGAGCGGCCTTCCGGTTGTGTTTGACGAGGTCTTTACAGGAATTTATCGTCTCGGCCGCTTCAGTGCTGCTTCGTTTCTCGGCGTCGATCCTGACATTTCCGTCCACGCAAAGCTGCTGACTGGTGGTCTGCTGCCGCTCAGTGTCACCTTGGCATCTGAGAGCGTCTTCCGGTCGTTTCTGAGTGACGATAAGAGTGATGCCCTCTTGCACGGACACAGCTATACGGCTCACGCTGTTGGCTGCCAGGTAGCTTTGGAAAGTCTGAAGAcaatgatgaagatggaaaAGAGCGGGGAGTGGGGTTGGGCTATTTCGAGTCAGCAGAAAGGCGACGATCAAACCAAGCATGCCAGCTCTGAGCAGGTTGCTGCGATTGCTGATTCCAGGGTCTGGTCGGTGTGGAGTCATGAGTTGGTTGAATGGCTTTCATGGCAGaaaggggttgaaggtgtGTGGGCGCTCGGAACGGTCCTGGCGATTCACATGGGCTCGGCGGGCGGTGTCGTAGGTGTAGGCTACAAGAGCACTGCTGCAAAGGGGCTTCAGGCTGCTTTACTGAAGGCCTctgaagatgatggcagTGTGCATAGTCGTGTTTTGGGCAATGTGTTGTACCTGATGGCTGGGCAGACGACGACAGAGGAGAGTATCAGGCGGGTTGAGAGGCTTGTTAAACAGGGTCTGGAGGATGGCACTGGATAG
- a CDS encoding hypothetical protein (antiSMASH:Cluster_2; EggNog:ENOG503Q4G4; COG:S), which produces MPELDIVDHSDYQGWLNQSRKQQDPGFLWIKGNPAAGKSTIMKFVYSEQVLRASSDETVMAFFFNARGGPMERSPKGMYRSLLHQLLGSDSLPQLRPIFRDSALKPHVRLQLAQTYEQIFSNNPSPTWGIDCLKDLLRVAIDRLAVEQEWAIFVDVLDECVSEEV; this is translated from the exons ATGCCTGAACTCGACATCGTCG ATCATTCGGACTACCAAGGCTGGCTCAATCAGTCTAGAAAACAACAGGACCCCGGCTTCTTATGGATCAAGGGCAATCCCGCTGCAGGAAAGTCCACCATTATGAAGTTCGTTTACAGTGAGCAAGTTCTACGCGCCAGCAGCGATGAAACTGTCATGGCATTTTTCTTCAACGCCAGAGGAGGTCCGATGGAACGCTCCCCGAAAGGGATGTATCGTTCGCTGCTTCACCAGCTCTTGGGATCTGACTCGTTGCCACAACTACGACCAATATTTCGTGATTCCGCCCTCAAGCCACATGTCAGGTTACAACTGGCGCAGACATACGAGCAAATATTCTCAAACAATCCATCTCCCACATGGGGGATTGACTGCCTCAAGGATTTGCTTCGCGTTGCCATCGACAGGCTTGCCGTTGAACAGGAATGGGCGATTTTCGTGGATGTATTGGACGAATGTGTTTCCGAAGAAGTTTAG
- a CDS encoding hypothetical protein (EggNog:ENOG503Q4G4; COG:S): MSIPTRGLLPLHTAICRGLDQVVVLLLQGGADVDAKQWKGQTALLLAVERGHLALATALMDKYEARLELKDETKQRPLLLACKVGDIAMVEALLARGTRVDKRNMKGRTALTHAAIGGYERIVGLLLYHGADPNAFDNAGETPYSFASHHMRGIFHRYAYNGRCNVAMLRTEK, from the coding sequence ATGAGCATTCCGACAAGGGGGCTTTTGCCTCTACACACAGCAATTTGTCGTGGACTTGATCAAGTCGTGGTGCTACTTCTTCAAGGTGGCGCCGATGTCGATGCTAAGCAATGGAAGGGCCAAACAGCGTTATTACTTGCAGTTGAACGAGGTCACCTGGCTCTCGCCACAGCTCTTATGGACAAGTACGAGGCCAGGCTCGAACTCAAGGACGAGACCAAGCAGAGGCCGTTATTGCTGGCCTGCAAGGTGGGAGACATAGCTATGGTTGAAGCTCTACTGGCAAGAGGCACAAGAGTGGACAAGAGGAATATGAAGGGGAGAACCGCTTTGACACATGCAGCCATAGGCGGATACGAGAGGATTGTTGGACTTTTACTCTATCATGGTGCCGACCCCAATGCTTTTGACAACGCCGGTGAAACGCCCTACTCGTTTGCGAGTCACCACATGCGTGGAATTTTCCACCGATATGCGTACAACGGCAGGTGTAACGTTGCCATGCTGCGGACGGAAAAGTAG